In a genomic window of Bacteroidota bacterium:
- a CDS encoding TonB-dependent receptor, which produces MKFRYLLFLFILMMQQVVAHSQPLNAGQQRAKGIMIGRFSGKVKDDTSNEALEYVSVQLWHMKFDSISKQMKPALAGGMLTDRMGEFYIENLSLNEQYTLKISSMGYIPYEQKIKFDIDLKSANDRSKIAEKADKDLGNIRLKQNTELLKEVTIEAEKSLYVMKVDRKVFNVDKNAVSEGGSAQDVMKTIPAVQVDIDGNVTLRNSTPQLFIDGKPTTLTLDQIPADEIQSVEIITNPSSKFDAGDSNSGILNLVLKKNRKPGYNGSIRAATGNLLKYMIGGDLNVKEGKLNFFLSGNLVKRSIQSYTTTARTSSEQRELQILQQSVTKQQNQFNHGRIGIDYLVNNRNTLTFAQTLVQGKMKPSDFTVNDSSQAASVFSYYTRSSNSMNQFLNYGTQLSFKHLFPKAGEEFTIDLNYNSPTNSNNANYTTQSYFANGILNGPSVLQKTEGGGYNHYFVGQFDFANPLTENSKFETGARMSSRDFKNETNNYFYIDSLADYVLFTNNSSKYKFTDRVYAVYGTYSDHLSKLLYQVGMRFESSDYLGTIINQNSTFHIQYPFSFFPSAYLTYKLPKNQDLQLNYSRKINRPNFFQLMPFADFTDPQNINIGNAGLTPEFINTIDLDYQKLTEKGSSFLASVYYKHIDNLITRYQYRDIGANGIDSVIFNSYQNSSYSQSYGLELTLRTSPVKWWEITSNLNFYNAQINGSNLANDLITEQLSWFAKMNWNFTLPKNVSIQLSGDYQSRTVLPVGGSSAGNTLGGIPGRGPGGGGMGGGMRDQQVSSSQGYVNENYGMDAAIKWDFIKNVASVSFNVSDVFKTKRYNSYSETPYFTQEYNRYRDRQNFRINLSYRFGKMDASLFKRKNAASELDPMQ; this is translated from the coding sequence ATGAAATTTCGCTACCTATTATTTCTTTTTATACTAATGATGCAGCAAGTGGTTGCTCATTCACAGCCACTAAATGCAGGTCAACAGCGAGCAAAGGGAATTATGATTGGAAGGTTTTCTGGAAAAGTGAAGGATGACACTAGTAATGAGGCTTTAGAATATGTTTCGGTTCAATTGTGGCACATGAAATTTGATTCCATTAGTAAACAAATGAAACCTGCATTAGCAGGAGGAATGCTTACCGACAGAATGGGTGAATTTTATATCGAAAATCTTTCGCTTAATGAACAATACACATTAAAGATAAGCTCGATGGGATATATTCCTTATGAGCAGAAAATAAAATTTGATATAGATCTAAAATCCGCTAACGATAGAAGTAAAATTGCTGAAAAGGCCGATAAGGATTTAGGAAATATTCGACTTAAACAAAACACTGAATTATTGAAGGAAGTAACAATTGAAGCCGAAAAATCGCTGTATGTTATGAAGGTTGATAGAAAGGTTTTTAATGTTGATAAAAATGCAGTTAGCGAAGGTGGCTCGGCACAAGATGTTATGAAAACCATTCCAGCTGTTCAGGTGGATATTGATGGAAATGTAACTTTACGTAATTCAACACCACAGCTATTCATTGATGGGAAACCTACTACGTTAACCCTTGATCAAATTCCTGCTGATGAAATTCAAAGTGTTGAAATAATTACAAACCCTTCTTCAAAGTTTGATGCCGGTGATAGTAATTCGGGTATTTTGAATTTAGTTTTAAAAAAGAACCGCAAACCCGGATATAACGGAAGCATTAGAGCTGCAACAGGAAATTTGTTAAAATACATGATTGGCGGTGATTTAAATGTAAAAGAAGGTAAACTCAATTTCTTTTTAAGTGGGAATTTAGTAAAACGTAGCATTCAATCCTATACAACAACTGCTCGAACCAGCAGTGAACAAAGAGAACTTCAAATATTACAGCAAAGTGTTACCAAGCAACAAAATCAATTTAATCATGGAAGAATTGGTATTGATTATTTAGTAAATAACCGAAACACTTTAACCTTTGCCCAAACATTAGTTCAAGGTAAAATGAAACCCAGCGATTTTACTGTAAATGATTCTTCGCAGGCTGCTTCGGTATTTTCATATTATACCAGAAGCAGTAATTCAATGAATCAATTTTTGAACTATGGAACACAATTAAGCTTTAAACACTTATTTCCAAAAGCCGGAGAAGAGTTTACCATCGATTTAAATTACAATTCTCCAACAAATAGCAATAATGCTAATTATACAACTCAAAGCTACTTTGCGAATGGCATTTTAAATGGACCAAGTGTTTTGCAAAAAACAGAAGGTGGAGGCTATAATCATTATTTTGTGGGGCAATTTGATTTTGCAAATCCATTAACTGAAAATTCAAAGTTTGAAACCGGGGCAAGGATGTCGTCTCGTGATTTTAAAAATGAAACCAACAATTATTTTTACATTGATTCATTGGCTGATTATGTGTTATTTACAAATAATAGCAGTAAATACAAATTCACCGATAGAGTGTATGCTGTGTATGGAACTTATTCCGATCACTTAAGTAAGTTATTGTATCAAGTTGGAATGCGTTTCGAGAGTTCTGATTATTTAGGAACCATCATCAATCAAAATTCTACTTTTCATATTCAATATCCATTTAGTTTTTTTCCTAGCGCTTACCTCACTTATAAACTTCCTAAAAATCAAGATTTACAACTTAATTATTCCCGAAAAATAAATCGTCCAAACTTTTTTCAGTTAATGCCGTTTGCCGATTTTACGGATCCCCAAAATATTAATATTGGTAATGCAGGTTTAACACCGGAATTTATTAATACAATTGATTTAGATTATCAAAAACTTACCGAAAAAGGTAGTAGTTTTTTAGCTTCGGTTTATTACAAGCACATCGACAATTTAATTACCCGATACCAATACCGCGATATAGGTGCAAATGGAATTGACAGTGTAATTTTTAACAGCTACCAAAATTCTAGTTATAGCCAAAGTTACGGCTTAGAATTAACCTTGCGTACTTCACCTGTAAAATGGTGGGAAATTACCAGCAATCTAAATTTCTATAACGCTCAAATAAATGGAAGCAATTTGGCCAATGATTTAATTACAGAACAACTGAGTTGGTTTGCCAAAATGAACTGGAATTTTACCCTTCCAAAAAATGTGAGTATACAATTGTCGGGCGATTATCAATCAAGAACAGTGCTGCCTGTAGGAGGTTCGAGCGCCGGAAATACACTTGGAGGAATTCCTGGCCGTGGACCGGGTGGAGGTGGTATGGGAGGAGGAATGCGCGATCAACAGGTTAGTTCATCTCAAGGTTACGTGAACGAAAACTATGGAATGGATGCAGCAATTAAATGGGACTTTATTAAAAATGTGGCCTCGGTTTCATTTAATGTTAGCGATGTTTTCAAAACCAAGCGTTATAACAGCTATTCTGAAACGCCATATTTTACGCAAGAATACAATCGCTACCGCGACAGGCAAAATTTCAGAATTAATCTTTCGTATCGATTTGGTAAAATGGATGCCTCCTTGTTTAAACGAAAAAACGCTGCATCAGAACTTGATCCAATGCAATAA
- a CDS encoding nucleoid-associated protein has translation MLDFTNTQITRIAAHRIGNKANDEKLMLSKEPISAEDTRLKEVLFSFFLAPFQSPEFYNFTFSNQDFTLNPLFTFSSKLFEQKNNFHKLSCDIAHHLYEVSTHPQIKAGDLFVVFFRNLSVNGHVLNAIGLFKSENKQAFLQLDSDNFELNLEEGINCEKLDKGCLIFDDEANKGYRLCIVDKANKSLEAHYWRDNFLQIRPRKDEYHQTKDFLSLAKTYVTAGLTADFEVNKTEQIELLNRSMEYFKTHESFNKGEFEREVFQDTAVIKSFRSFDKLYREDNDIEFPDNFDISDKAVKKQARVFKSVLKLDKNFHIYIHGNKELIEQGIEKDGRKFYKIYYTQEN, from the coding sequence ATGTTAGATTTTACAAACACCCAAATTACTCGTATAGCGGCTCATCGAATTGGAAACAAGGCGAACGACGAAAAATTAATGCTATCCAAAGAACCCATATCGGCCGAAGATACTCGCCTAAAGGAAGTGCTTTTCAGCTTTTTCTTAGCACCTTTTCAGTCGCCTGAATTTTACAATTTCACATTTAGCAATCAAGATTTTACTTTAAATCCATTGTTCACATTTTCATCTAAACTATTTGAACAAAAAAACAATTTCCACAAGCTAAGTTGCGATATAGCTCATCATTTGTACGAAGTAAGCACACATCCTCAAATAAAGGCAGGCGATTTATTTGTAGTTTTCTTTCGAAATTTATCGGTCAATGGACATGTGTTAAATGCTATTGGCTTATTTAAATCGGAAAACAAACAAGCATTTTTGCAGCTTGATTCGGATAATTTTGAACTTAATTTGGAAGAAGGCATCAATTGCGAAAAATTAGATAAAGGATGTTTGATTTTTGATGATGAGGCGAATAAAGGATATCGCCTTTGTATTGTTGATAAGGCAAACAAATCGCTTGAAGCACATTACTGGAGAGATAATTTTTTGCAAATACGCCCGCGTAAAGATGAATACCATCAAACAAAAGATTTTTTATCCTTAGCCAAAACCTATGTAACTGCCGGTTTAACAGCTGATTTTGAAGTAAATAAAACCGAACAAATTGAATTGCTAAATCGTTCAATGGAATATTTTAAAACCCATGAAAGCTTTAATAAGGGGGAGTTTGAGCGTGAAGTTTTTCAAGACACAGCAGTAATAAAATCGTTTCGAAGCTTTGATAAATTGTACCGCGAAGACAATGATATTGAGTTTCCCGATAATTTTGATATTTCCGACAAGGCTGTCAAAAAACAAGCTCGGGTATTTAAGAGTGTGTTAAAGCTTGACAAAAATTTTCACATTTATATACATGGCAATAAGGAATTAATAGAGCAAGGTATCGAAAAAGATGGTCGAAAATTTTACAAGATTTATTATACTCAAGAAAACTAG